One genomic region from Anguilla rostrata isolate EN2019 chromosome 2, ASM1855537v3, whole genome shotgun sequence encodes:
- the LOC135249025 gene encoding testis-expressed protein 2-like isoform X3 — translation MTSQSGGHAERPGAPPSRPPAAPKLQVQRSLSRETITIHFSALGKEEEEEEEELYGAAISAISASSAAGRDYDNQGIVTALEASEDLLFEGGGADPAAGADVAVLPVSSTTLPSIPQRSGHSAPSPALSILSSLHTAGGSAPASSSWPSGQKAQAQAPPPAASSSGSSPSKSVALPSGDKPFMSLVKSLSTDVEPREGVAVPPSVRHRHLMKTLVKSLSTDTSRQDQEAAAGRPPDSRLNLQLFKQFTQPRVAGAGDSKTAPSSPLTSPDNRSFFKVSEVEARIEDTKRRLSEVIYEPLQLLSKIMGEESGAAAGGGPHRAKALSSSASELCSLAALNGHLESNNNSYSIKEEECDSDGESLPGSSASAAAAAESPPAPPAPPLAEAWSPRHASLALEKCSMSALARQEDEEFCELYSEDFGEADAEMDAGGGSGGGAARDAAGGASLPPSGSTGVGSEDETEAEEEEDEEPGSSVPHKTLCALTMLVYGYLVLPLPTYLGGVLLGVAVGFMLAIGVVWLAAPRCSGYASRRGRRRDRLWNVAHLDIKEPGMFKGWMNEILNYDPETYHATLTHSVFVRLDGSTLRLSKPGRNVARRATFNEPKPDVTYVSQKIYDLTDSKIYLVPESLARKRVWNKKYPICIELGKQEDFMSKAQADRPEAAEEKAAVGAGERPEAGGGAEEAKRPAAAAQDGGRGPAPRDHTLFLFGRTGREKEEWFRRMLAASRLKSETKRASSLPGSMSAVLPTHSRSSSRGSLDEALPMTQPRQKELAGGVKQKMLLDYSVYMAKYVPPAPRSPAASPAHSAASSPGAGKKLPGSPGVEEESVAWVNALVGRIFWDFLGEKYWADMVSKKIQMKLSKIRLPYFMNELTLTELDMGVAIPKILQASKPSVDHQGETAVCEAGWSRRSVRWSCGSPAFVRSVPFQRSFAPWCSVQLVPSGGTTMALCVLLNYI, via the exons ATGACCAGTCAGAGCGGCGGCCATGCAGAGAGACCAGGTGCCCCGCCCTCCCGGCCCCCGGCCGCGCCCAAGCTGCAGGTCCAGCGCTCGCTGTCCCGGGAGACCATCACCATCCACTTCTCCGCTCTcgggaaggaggaagaggaggaggaggaggagctgtaCGGAGCCGCCATCTCCGCCATCTCCGCCTCCTCGGCCGCGGGGCGGGACTACGACAACCAAGGCATTGTGACGGCCCTGGAGGCCAGCGAGGACCTCCTGtttgaggggggcggggcggaccCCGCCGCGGGGGCAGACGTGGCGGTGCTCCCCGTGTCCTCCACCACCCTGCCCTCCATCCCCCAGCGCTCGGGAcactccgcccccagccccgccctctccatCCTGTCCTCTTTGCACACTGccggaggctccgcccccgccagTTCGTCCTGGCCTTCGGGTCAgaaggcccaggcccaggccccgcccccggccgcttcctcctccggctcctccccctcgaAATCCGTGGCCCTGCCCTCCGGCGACAAGCCCTTCATGAGCCTGGTGAAGTCCCTGTCCACGGACGTGGAGCCGCGGGAGGGCGTGGCCGTGCCCCCCTCCGTGCGCCACCGCCACCTGATGAAGACGCTGGTGAAGTCCCTCTCCACCGACACGTCCCGCCAGGACCAGGAGGCCGCGGCGGGCCGCCCCCCGGACTCCCGCCTCAACCTGCAGCTGTTCAAGCAGTTCACCCAGCCCCGGGTGGCGGGGGCCGGCGACTCCAAgaccgccccctcctccccgctcaCCTCCCCGGACAACCGCTCCTTCTTCAAGGTGTCGGAGGTGGAGGCGCGCATCGAGGACACCAAGCGGCGGCTGTCGGAGGTGATCTACGAGCCCCTGCAGCTGCTCAGCAAGATCATGGGGGAGGAgagcggggcggcggcgggggggggccccCACCGGGCCAAGGCCCTCTCCTCCAGCGCCTCGGAGCTCTGCAGCCTGGCCGCCCTCAACGGCCACCTGgagagcaacaacaacagctacAGCATCAAGGAGGAGGAGTGCGACTCGGACGGGGAGAGCCTGCCGGGCAgctccgcctccgccgccgccgccgccgagtcgccccccgcccccccggccccgcccctcgccgAGGCCTGGAGCCCCCGCCACGCCTCGCTGGCCCTGGAGAAGTGCTCCATGTCCGCGCTGGCCCGGCAAGAGGACGAGGAGTTCTGCGAGCTCTACAGCGAGGACTTCGGCGAGGCCGACGCAGAGATGGACgccggcggcggcagcggcgggggggcggcgcgggacgcggcgggcggggccagcCTCCCGCCCAGCGGCAGCACGGGGGTGGGGAGCGAGGACGAGACGgaggcggaggaagaggaggacgaggagccgGGGTCCAGCGTCCCTCACAAGACCCTGTGCGCCCTGACCATGCTGGTGTACGGGTACCTGGTCCTGCCGCTGCCCACCTACCTGGGCGGCGTGCTGCTGGGCGTGGCCGTGGGCTTCATGCTGGCCATCGGGGTGGTGTGGCTGGCCGCCCCCAGGTGCTCCGGCTATGCCTCCAGGCGCGGCCGGCGCAGGGACCGGCTGTGGAACGTTGCGCACCTGGACATCAAGGAGCCGGGCATGTTCAAG GGGTGGATGAACGAGATCCTGAACTACGACCCGGAGACGTACCACGCCACGCTGACGCACTCCGTCTTCGTGCGCCTGGACGGGTCCACCCTGCGCCTCTCCAAACCCGGACGCAACGTCGCCCGCCGCGCCACCTTCAACGAGCCCAAACCCGACGTCACCTACGTCAGCCAGAAGATCTACGACCTCACCGACAGCAAG ATATACCTGGTGCCTGAGAGCCTAGCGAGGAAGCGAGTGTGGAACAAGAAGTACCCCATCTGCATCGAGCTGGGCAAGCAGGAGGACTTCATGTCCAAGGCCCAGGCGGACAGGCCAGAGGCCGCGGAGGAGAAGGCCgccgtgggggcgggggagaggccggaggcgggcgggggggctgaGGAGGCCAAGAGGCCGGCCGCCGCCGCGCAGGACGGGGGCCGGGGCCCGGCTCCCCGGGACCACACCCTCTTCCTGTTCGGCAGGACGGGGCGGGAGAAGGAGGAGTGGTTCCGCCGGATGCTGGCGGCGTCCCGGCTGAAGTCGGAGACCAAACGGGCCTCCAGCCTGCCCGGGAGTATGAGCG ccgTCCTGCCCACGCACAGCCGCAGCAGCAGCCGGGGCAGTCTGGACGAGGCTCTGCCCATGACGCAGCCGCGGCAGAAGGAGCTGGCCGGCGGCGTCAAGCAGAAGATGCTGCTGGACTACAGCGTCTACATGGCCAAATACGTGCCCCCCGCCCCGAGGAGTCCCgccgccagccccgcccacagcgccGCCAGCAGCCCCGGCGCCGGGAAAAAG TTGCCTGGCAGCCCCGGAGTGGAGGAGGAGTCTGTTGCCTGGGTCAACGCCTTAGTGGGCCGGATCTTCTGGGACTTTCTTGGGGAGAAGTACTGGGCCGACATGGTGTCCAAGAAGATCCAGATGAAGCTCAGCAAGATCAGG CTGCCGTACTTCATGAACGAGCTGACCCTGACCGAGCTGGACATGGGCGTGGCCATTCCCAAGATCCTGCAGGCGTCCAAGCCGTCCGTGGACCACCAAGGTGAGACCGCAGTGTGTGAAGCGGGTTGGAGCAGGCGGTCGGTCAG GTGGTCCTGCGGTTCACCCGCATTCGTGAGGTCCGTGCCCTTTCAAAGGAGCTTCGCACCCTGGTGCTCAGTTCAGCTCGTACCGAGTGGAGGTACGACTATGGCattgtgtgtgctgctgaattACATTTAA
- the LOC135249025 gene encoding testis-expressed protein 2-like isoform X4, protein MTSQSGGHAERPGAPPSRPPAAPKLQVQRSLSRETITIHFSALGKEEEEEEEELYGAAISAISASSAAGRDYDNQGIVTALEASEDLLFEGGGADPAAGADVAVLPVSSTTLPSIPQRSGHSAPSPALSILSSLHTAGGSAPASSSWPSGQKAQAQAPPPAASSSGSSPSKSVALPSGDKPFMSLVKSLSTDVEPREGVAVPPSVRHRHLMKTLVKSLSTDTSRQDQEAAAGRPPDSRLNLQLFKQFTQPRVAGAGDSKTAPSSPLTSPDNRSFFKVSEVEARIEDTKRRLSEVIYEPLQLLSKIMGEESGAAAGGGPHRAKALSSSASELCSLAALNGHLESNNNSYSIKEEECDSDGESLPGSSASAAAAAESPPAPPAPPLAEAWSPRHASLALEKCSMSALARQEDEEFCELYSEDFGEADAEMDAGGGSGGGAARDAAGGASLPPSGSTGVGSEDETEAEEEEDEEPGSSVPHKTLCALTMLVYGYLVLPLPTYLGGVLLGVAVGFMLAIGVVWLAAPRCSGYASRRGRRRDRLWNVAHLDIKEPGMFKGWMNEILNYDPETYHATLTHSVFVRLDGSTLRLSKPGRNVARRATFNEPKPDVTYVSQKIYDLTDSKIYLVPESLARKRVWNKKYPICIELGKQEDFMSKAQADRPEAAEEKAAVGAGERPEAGGGAEEAKRPAAAAQDGGRGPAPRDHTLFLFGRTGREKEEWFRRMLAASRLKSETKRASSLPGSMSAVLPTHSRSSSRGSLDEALPMTQPRQKELAGGVKQKMLLDYSVYMAKYVPPAPRSPAASPAHSAASSPGAGKKLPGSPGVEEESVAWVNALVGRIFWDFLGEKYWADMVSKKIQMKLSKIRLPYFMNELTLTELDMGVAIPKILQASKPSVDHQGETAVCEAGWSRRSVRWSVRSVPFQRSFAPWCSVQLVPSGGTTMALCVLLNYI, encoded by the exons ATGACCAGTCAGAGCGGCGGCCATGCAGAGAGACCAGGTGCCCCGCCCTCCCGGCCCCCGGCCGCGCCCAAGCTGCAGGTCCAGCGCTCGCTGTCCCGGGAGACCATCACCATCCACTTCTCCGCTCTcgggaaggaggaagaggaggaggaggaggagctgtaCGGAGCCGCCATCTCCGCCATCTCCGCCTCCTCGGCCGCGGGGCGGGACTACGACAACCAAGGCATTGTGACGGCCCTGGAGGCCAGCGAGGACCTCCTGtttgaggggggcggggcggaccCCGCCGCGGGGGCAGACGTGGCGGTGCTCCCCGTGTCCTCCACCACCCTGCCCTCCATCCCCCAGCGCTCGGGAcactccgcccccagccccgccctctccatCCTGTCCTCTTTGCACACTGccggaggctccgcccccgccagTTCGTCCTGGCCTTCGGGTCAgaaggcccaggcccaggccccgcccccggccgcttcctcctccggctcctccccctcgaAATCCGTGGCCCTGCCCTCCGGCGACAAGCCCTTCATGAGCCTGGTGAAGTCCCTGTCCACGGACGTGGAGCCGCGGGAGGGCGTGGCCGTGCCCCCCTCCGTGCGCCACCGCCACCTGATGAAGACGCTGGTGAAGTCCCTCTCCACCGACACGTCCCGCCAGGACCAGGAGGCCGCGGCGGGCCGCCCCCCGGACTCCCGCCTCAACCTGCAGCTGTTCAAGCAGTTCACCCAGCCCCGGGTGGCGGGGGCCGGCGACTCCAAgaccgccccctcctccccgctcaCCTCCCCGGACAACCGCTCCTTCTTCAAGGTGTCGGAGGTGGAGGCGCGCATCGAGGACACCAAGCGGCGGCTGTCGGAGGTGATCTACGAGCCCCTGCAGCTGCTCAGCAAGATCATGGGGGAGGAgagcggggcggcggcgggggggggccccCACCGGGCCAAGGCCCTCTCCTCCAGCGCCTCGGAGCTCTGCAGCCTGGCCGCCCTCAACGGCCACCTGgagagcaacaacaacagctacAGCATCAAGGAGGAGGAGTGCGACTCGGACGGGGAGAGCCTGCCGGGCAgctccgcctccgccgccgccgccgccgagtcgccccccgcccccccggccccgcccctcgccgAGGCCTGGAGCCCCCGCCACGCCTCGCTGGCCCTGGAGAAGTGCTCCATGTCCGCGCTGGCCCGGCAAGAGGACGAGGAGTTCTGCGAGCTCTACAGCGAGGACTTCGGCGAGGCCGACGCAGAGATGGACgccggcggcggcagcggcgggggggcggcgcgggacgcggcgggcggggccagcCTCCCGCCCAGCGGCAGCACGGGGGTGGGGAGCGAGGACGAGACGgaggcggaggaagaggaggacgaggagccgGGGTCCAGCGTCCCTCACAAGACCCTGTGCGCCCTGACCATGCTGGTGTACGGGTACCTGGTCCTGCCGCTGCCCACCTACCTGGGCGGCGTGCTGCTGGGCGTGGCCGTGGGCTTCATGCTGGCCATCGGGGTGGTGTGGCTGGCCGCCCCCAGGTGCTCCGGCTATGCCTCCAGGCGCGGCCGGCGCAGGGACCGGCTGTGGAACGTTGCGCACCTGGACATCAAGGAGCCGGGCATGTTCAAG GGGTGGATGAACGAGATCCTGAACTACGACCCGGAGACGTACCACGCCACGCTGACGCACTCCGTCTTCGTGCGCCTGGACGGGTCCACCCTGCGCCTCTCCAAACCCGGACGCAACGTCGCCCGCCGCGCCACCTTCAACGAGCCCAAACCCGACGTCACCTACGTCAGCCAGAAGATCTACGACCTCACCGACAGCAAG ATATACCTGGTGCCTGAGAGCCTAGCGAGGAAGCGAGTGTGGAACAAGAAGTACCCCATCTGCATCGAGCTGGGCAAGCAGGAGGACTTCATGTCCAAGGCCCAGGCGGACAGGCCAGAGGCCGCGGAGGAGAAGGCCgccgtgggggcgggggagaggccggaggcgggcgggggggctgaGGAGGCCAAGAGGCCGGCCGCCGCCGCGCAGGACGGGGGCCGGGGCCCGGCTCCCCGGGACCACACCCTCTTCCTGTTCGGCAGGACGGGGCGGGAGAAGGAGGAGTGGTTCCGCCGGATGCTGGCGGCGTCCCGGCTGAAGTCGGAGACCAAACGGGCCTCCAGCCTGCCCGGGAGTATGAGCG ccgTCCTGCCCACGCACAGCCGCAGCAGCAGCCGGGGCAGTCTGGACGAGGCTCTGCCCATGACGCAGCCGCGGCAGAAGGAGCTGGCCGGCGGCGTCAAGCAGAAGATGCTGCTGGACTACAGCGTCTACATGGCCAAATACGTGCCCCCCGCCCCGAGGAGTCCCgccgccagccccgcccacagcgccGCCAGCAGCCCCGGCGCCGGGAAAAAG TTGCCTGGCAGCCCCGGAGTGGAGGAGGAGTCTGTTGCCTGGGTCAACGCCTTAGTGGGCCGGATCTTCTGGGACTTTCTTGGGGAGAAGTACTGGGCCGACATGGTGTCCAAGAAGATCCAGATGAAGCTCAGCAAGATCAGG CTGCCGTACTTCATGAACGAGCTGACCCTGACCGAGCTGGACATGGGCGTGGCCATTCCCAAGATCCTGCAGGCGTCCAAGCCGTCCGTGGACCACCAAGGTGAGACCGCAGTGTGTGAAGCGGGTTGGAGCAGGCGGTCGGTCAGGTGGTCGGTCAG GTCCGTGCCCTTTCAAAGGAGCTTCGCACCCTGGTGCTCAGTTCAGCTCGTACCGAGTGGAGGTACGACTATGGCattgtgtgtgctgctgaattACATTTAA